One Pseudodesulfovibrio cashew DNA window includes the following coding sequences:
- the serB gene encoding phosphoserine phosphatase SerB, which yields MEKIILVHVTGSDRPGLTTELTRVLAGYDVDILDIGQVVIHNFLTLGILIRLPEDAQPVLKDLLFRAHELGVTMKLHPQTEEAYGSWVGAADKPRYIITLLARAISAEQIASIASVVSDSGLNIDTIHRLSGRVPLDCGDYECSRACVEFSVRGTPRDIAEIRSQFLDISAELMADIAFQEDNIFRRNRRLVAFDMDSTLIQAEVIDELAKEAGVGDQVAAITESAMRGELDFKQSLRKRLSLLEGLDESVLQKVADRLPLTEGAEKLIATLKNLGYTIAILSGGFTYFGHILKERLGIDYVYANELEIVDGKLTGQAVGHIVDAERKAELLQKIAAEESISLQQVIAVGDGANDLPMLNLAGLGIAFHAKPKVKKGARQAISTLGLDSILYLIGLSDRDLE from the coding sequence ATGGAAAAGATCATACTGGTGCACGTAACGGGCAGCGACCGCCCTGGCCTGACGACCGAACTGACCCGCGTCCTCGCCGGGTACGACGTGGACATCCTGGACATCGGCCAGGTGGTCATTCACAACTTTCTCACCCTGGGCATCCTCATCCGGCTGCCCGAGGACGCCCAACCCGTGCTCAAGGATCTGCTCTTCCGGGCGCACGAACTCGGCGTGACCATGAAGCTCCACCCCCAGACCGAGGAAGCCTACGGCTCCTGGGTTGGCGCGGCGGACAAGCCCCGCTACATCATCACCCTCCTGGCCCGGGCCATTTCCGCCGAACAGATCGCCTCCATTGCCTCAGTGGTCTCGGATTCCGGCCTGAACATCGATACCATCCACCGCCTCTCGGGCCGAGTGCCCCTGGATTGCGGCGACTACGAATGTTCCCGCGCCTGCGTGGAGTTCTCCGTGCGCGGCACGCCCCGCGACATCGCGGAGATCCGCTCGCAATTCCTCGATATTTCCGCCGAGCTCATGGCCGACATCGCCTTCCAGGAAGACAACATCTTCCGCCGCAACCGCCGTCTGGTGGCCTTTGACATGGACTCCACCCTGATCCAGGCCGAGGTCATCGACGAGCTGGCCAAGGAGGCGGGCGTGGGCGACCAGGTGGCCGCCATCACCGAGTCCGCCATGCGCGGCGAGCTCGACTTCAAGCAGTCCCTGCGCAAGCGCCTCTCCCTGCTCGAAGGCCTCGACGAGTCCGTGCTACAGAAGGTGGCCGACCGCCTGCCCCTGACCGAAGGCGCGGAAAAGCTCATCGCCACCCTCAAGAACCTGGGCTACACCATCGCCATCCTCTCCGGCGGGTTCACGTATTTCGGCCATATCCTAAAGGAAAGACTGGGGATCGACTACGTCTACGCCAACGAACTCGAGATCGTGGACGGCAAGCTCACCGGCCAGGCCGTGGGCCACATAGTGGACGCCGAGCGAAAGGCCGAGCTGCTCCAGAAGATCGCCGCCGAGGAATCCATCTCCCTGCAACAGGTCATCGCAGTGGGCGACGGCGCCAACGACCTCCCCATGCTCAATCTCGCAGGGCTGGGCATCGCCTTCCACGCCAAACCCAAGGTCAAGAAAGGCGCGCGCCAGGCCATCTCCACCCTCGGCCTCGACTCCATCCTTTACCTTATCGGGCTCAGCGACCGCGACCTGGAATAG
- a CDS encoding motility protein A, giving the protein MNIATIFGIIAGIFVLCAATYAATDSVAVFVNPPGLAIVLGGTIAATFICYPLREVARVMGLFVTAFTAEELPIGNYIKDIVEISKNAAKGEEHLERSLKGMENEFLRDGLQMLVDGYSKEELEEILNNRIQQFHEQETNAAGIYRTMAALSPAFGIIGTLIGLIAMMQSMGDDVARIGPAMATALTTTLYGALFANMLYTPIATKVERRVEERTILMCVIRDGILFIKDKTPAPIILDKLKGYLPPRKWSSIAKAK; this is encoded by the coding sequence GTGAACATCGCCACCATCTTCGGCATCATCGCCGGCATCTTCGTGCTCTGCGCGGCCACCTATGCGGCCACCGATTCCGTGGCCGTGTTCGTCAACCCTCCGGGCCTGGCCATCGTACTCGGCGGCACCATCGCCGCCACCTTCATCTGCTACCCCCTGCGCGAGGTGGCCCGGGTCATGGGGCTGTTCGTCACCGCCTTCACCGCCGAGGAACTGCCCATCGGCAACTACATCAAGGACATCGTCGAGATTTCCAAGAACGCGGCCAAGGGCGAGGAGCACCTGGAACGGTCCCTCAAGGGCATGGAGAACGAATTTCTGCGCGACGGCCTCCAGATGCTGGTGGACGGCTACTCCAAGGAAGAGCTTGAGGAAATCCTCAACAACCGCATCCAGCAGTTCCACGAACAGGAGACCAACGCCGCGGGCATCTACCGGACCATGGCCGCGCTCTCGCCCGCCTTCGGTATCATCGGCACGCTCATCGGGCTCATCGCCATGATGCAGTCCATGGGCGACGACGTGGCCCGCATCGGCCCGGCCATGGCCACCGCGTTGACTACCACCCTCTACGGCGCGCTTTTCGCCAACATGCTCTACACGCCCATCGCCACCAAGGTGGAGCGGCGCGTGGAGGAGCGCACCATCCTCATGTGCGTCATCCGCGACGGCATCCTCTTCATCAAGGACAAGACCCCGGCTCCCATTATTTTGGACAAGCTCAAGGGCTACCTGCCTCCGCGCAAGTGGTCGTCCATCGCCAAGGCCAAGTAG
- a CDS encoding tail fiber assembly protein, with the protein MATTARAERDARLAASDWTQLADHPLDDTAMVLWQSYRQALRDVPQQDGFPETVSWPEQPATE; encoded by the coding sequence ATGGCTACCACGGCCCGCGCGGAGCGTGACGCCAGGCTGGCCGCGTCTGACTGGACTCAGTTGGCGGACCACCCTCTGGACGACACCGCAATGGTCCTGTGGCAAAGCTACCGGCAGGCCCTGCGCGACGTGCCGCAGCAGGACGGATTCCCCGAAACCGTGTCCTGGCCGGAACAACCCGCCACGGAATGA
- a CDS encoding SlyX family protein, translating to MEERIERLENLVSLQDRTIEKLSDTVYDQQKQITDLRKVVERLAGKLRDIDEALDQSGGVDTPPPHYNG from the coding sequence ATGGAAGAACGTATCGAACGATTGGAAAATCTGGTTTCGCTTCAGGACCGGACTATCGAGAAACTGAGCGACACCGTGTATGATCAGCAAAAACAGATCACCGACCTGCGCAAGGTGGTGGAAAGACTGGCTGGCAAGCTGCGCGACATCGACGAGGCCCTGGACCAGTCCGGCGGGGTGGATACGCCGCCACCGCATTACAACGGATGA
- a CDS encoding sensor histidine kinase — protein MGKTSGSDDANGASGNEFATDEARHEYVMMRIKEKLVDYEGYDFSMQQVRAFNIFFELAQELRGRDMFYTVCMMIPRVLFGLESNIYILEDEETFVLAGCSGDRCALDSTRPWDDKLTNHVVRADGHLYIPIHCNPGYTDLLAFPPPHNIIGCFEMYPCDNLGDQALLFLEKFVNRIGFQLHHRIIRSRNREHLQFIKSMVQDIGHNVIVPNMYFKLYFNRLKRQIEALHVTTERVLTMMAECGRDECVDVGNELARTAVSIDQQYKEIYRHYETTSMFLETLLRRRHFEEGRYVLIKREVNLRTNVLEPQLDRYSQRFEERGIQVGFALGGAPDQMIRLVMDPGLIAQVYANFFSNAVKYTDEATLPDGRHGKFVSYGWEVLKDHFGEGRPGIRMWVTSTGRPLTLADPMDVFKPGFRADNVAGKSGTGRGLYFVRQVVELHHGSVGYRHSAYGNEFSFILPFEQAKEAE, from the coding sequence ATGGGCAAGACAAGCGGTTCGGATGACGCCAATGGCGCGTCCGGCAACGAGTTCGCCACGGATGAAGCCCGCCACGAATACGTGATGATGCGGATCAAGGAAAAGCTCGTCGACTACGAGGGGTACGACTTTTCCATGCAGCAGGTGCGGGCCTTCAACATATTTTTCGAGCTGGCGCAGGAGTTGCGCGGACGCGACATGTTCTACACCGTGTGCATGATGATTCCTCGCGTGCTTTTCGGCCTGGAGTCCAACATCTACATTCTGGAGGACGAGGAGACGTTCGTTCTGGCAGGCTGCTCCGGCGACCGTTGCGCGCTGGACTCCACCCGTCCCTGGGACGACAAGCTTACCAACCACGTGGTCCGGGCCGACGGACACCTGTATATTCCCATTCACTGCAACCCCGGTTACACCGATCTGCTCGCCTTTCCACCGCCGCACAACATCATCGGGTGCTTCGAGATGTACCCGTGCGACAACCTGGGGGATCAGGCCCTGCTTTTTCTGGAGAAATTCGTCAACCGCATCGGGTTCCAGCTGCACCACCGCATCATCCGCTCCCGCAACAGGGAACACCTCCAGTTCATCAAGTCCATGGTTCAGGACATCGGGCACAACGTCATCGTGCCCAACATGTATTTCAAGCTCTATTTCAACCGGTTGAAACGGCAGATCGAAGCGCTGCACGTGACCACGGAGCGGGTGCTGACCATGATGGCGGAGTGCGGCCGGGATGAATGCGTGGACGTGGGCAATGAACTGGCCCGGACCGCCGTCTCCATCGACCAGCAGTACAAGGAGATATACCGGCACTACGAGACCACCTCCATGTTCCTGGAGACGCTGTTGCGGCGCAGGCATTTCGAGGAAGGGCGCTACGTGTTGATAAAGCGTGAGGTCAACCTGCGCACCAACGTGCTGGAGCCGCAGCTGGATCGCTACAGCCAGCGGTTCGAGGAGCGCGGCATCCAGGTCGGATTCGCCCTGGGCGGCGCACCTGACCAGATGATCCGGCTGGTCATGGACCCGGGACTCATCGCCCAGGTCTATGCGAACTTCTTTTCCAACGCCGTCAAGTATACGGACGAGGCGACCCTGCCCGACGGCAGGCATGGCAAGTTCGTCTCCTACGGCTGGGAGGTGCTCAAGGATCACTTCGGAGAGGGACGTCCCGGCATCCGCATGTGGGTGACCTCCACGGGGCGTCCGTTGACCCTGGCCGACCCCATGGATGTGTTCAAGCCGGGCTTCCGCGCCGACAACGTGGCCGGGAAGAGCGGCACGGGCCGCGGACTGTATTTCGTCCGCCAGGTGGTGGAGTTGCACCACGGCAGCGTGGGGTATCGGCATTCGGCCTACGGGAATGAGTTTTCGTTTATTTTGCCCTTCGAGCAGGCAAAGGAAGCGGAGTAG
- a CDS encoding D-lyxose/D-mannose family sugar isomerase, whose translation MKRSEINALIRDAKEFFESFQFKLPPWAFWGPNDWKGKGDLEVVRNQLGWDLTDYGAGDFEKRGLILFTIRNGNLAAGHPKQYAEKIMIVREGQICPMHFHWSKTEDIINRGGGNLVIELYGSTPDEELAAEPLTVMVDGIPRTVEPGGTVILSPGESIFLEQGMYHRFYGEAGKGKVLVGEVSSVNDDNTDNRFHQPQPRFPEIDEDEPPLHLLCTDYPGYI comes from the coding sequence ATGAAACGAAGCGAGATCAACGCCCTTATCCGTGACGCCAAGGAGTTCTTCGAGTCCTTTCAATTCAAGCTGCCGCCCTGGGCTTTCTGGGGGCCGAATGACTGGAAGGGCAAGGGAGACCTGGAAGTGGTCCGCAATCAGCTCGGCTGGGACCTGACCGACTACGGCGCGGGCGACTTCGAGAAGCGGGGCCTGATCCTGTTCACCATCCGTAACGGCAACCTGGCCGCCGGACACCCCAAGCAGTATGCGGAAAAGATCATGATCGTGCGCGAAGGGCAGATCTGTCCCATGCATTTTCACTGGTCCAAGACCGAGGACATCATCAATCGGGGCGGCGGTAACCTCGTCATCGAGCTTTACGGCTCCACCCCGGACGAGGAACTCGCCGCCGAGCCGCTCACGGTCATGGTGGACGGCATCCCCCGCACTGTGGAGCCGGGCGGCACCGTGATCCTCTCCCCGGGCGAGTCCATCTTTCTGGAGCAGGGCATGTACCACCGCTTCTACGGCGAGGCGGGCAAGGGCAAGGTGCTGGTGGGCGAGGTCTCCTCGGTCAACGACGACAACACGGACAACCGCTTTCATCAGCCCCAGCCGCGCTTCCCGGAGATCGACGAAGACGAGCCGCCCCTGCATCTGTTGTGCACGGACTATCCCGGCTACATCTAG
- a CDS encoding GNAT family acetyltransferase — MHILTYDDSTHRQAVIALWKNVFGYKSAHNAPALAIDKKIAVDDLFFVAEDGGEVIGTVMAGYDGHRGWIYSLATAPDRRGHGIGSSLLAHAEERLAALGCIKVNLQIVAGNESVRSFYEANGFAVEDRISMGKRLD, encoded by the coding sequence ATGCACATTCTCACCTACGACGACTCAACGCACCGGCAGGCGGTCATCGCCCTCTGGAAAAACGTGTTCGGCTACAAGTCCGCCCACAACGCCCCGGCCCTGGCCATCGACAAGAAAATCGCCGTGGACGACCTCTTCTTCGTGGCCGAGGACGGCGGCGAGGTAATCGGCACGGTCATGGCGGGATACGACGGCCACCGGGGCTGGATATACTCCCTGGCAACAGCCCCGGACAGGCGCGGCCATGGGATCGGCTCCTCCCTGCTCGCCCACGCCGAGGAGCGCCTTGCGGCCCTGGGCTGCATCAAGGTTAACCTCCAGATCGTGGCGGGCAACGAATCCGTGCGCTCGTTCTACGAGGCCAACGGCTTTGCCGTGGAAGACCGCATCAGCATGGGCAAGCGGCTGGACTGA
- a CDS encoding cupin domain-containing protein — MKELSAEEVIDILGLEPHPEEGGYFRETHRAEELLGGESVPSRYAGDRCHSTAIYYLLTPGTYSHMHLLQSDEIFHFYLGDSCEMLQLHPDGAGEVVRFGTNLPAGERPQVRVPRGSWQGMRLVPGGRFALMGCTVAPGFEYEDYAHGDRSVLLEKYPDFEVLVRELTAG, encoded by the coding sequence ATGAAAGAATTGTCTGCTGAGGAAGTTATCGATATTCTTGGTCTCGAACCCCATCCTGAAGAGGGTGGATACTTCAGGGAGACCCACAGGGCCGAAGAGCTGCTGGGCGGGGAATCGGTGCCGTCGCGCTATGCCGGTGACCGCTGCCATTCCACGGCCATCTACTATCTGCTCACGCCCGGGACCTATTCCCACATGCACCTCTTGCAATCAGACGAGATATTTCATTTTTACCTCGGCGATTCGTGCGAGATGCTCCAATTGCATCCCGACGGCGCAGGCGAGGTCGTGCGTTTCGGCACGAACCTGCCGGCCGGGGAGCGACCTCAGGTCAGGGTGCCGCGCGGCTCCTGGCAGGGCATGCGTCTGGTGCCCGGCGGTCGTTTCGCACTCATGGGCTGCACCGTGGCCCCGGGGTTCGAGTACGAGGACTATGCCCATGGCGACCGTTCTGTTTTATTGGAAAAGTATCCTGATTTCGAGGTGTTGGTACGAGAGTTGACTGCGGGCTAG
- a CDS encoding OmpA/MotB family protein — MRYSNSFILKKKAVPPDAGWSLTLADMMTLLLCFFVIIVSISKVDPNRYEAMSDVLAEAMRSKGAPSKRVASETRMRVEGKSKNLFALQLELAKLVGRDANAVSLKMRPDAVAINLKGGVFFQLGSASLTGDALRILDKLAAPLTEAHYQLTIEGHSDNLPIKSSQFPSNWELSSARASSVARYFIAQGFPKNDIRVLGLADTRPLAPNTDAKGNSIPENQSRNRRVVILVRPMKG; from the coding sequence ATGCGCTACTCCAATTCGTTCATTCTCAAGAAAAAGGCCGTCCCGCCCGACGCGGGCTGGAGCCTGACCCTGGCCGACATGATGACGCTGCTGCTGTGTTTTTTCGTCATCATCGTCTCCATCTCGAAGGTGGACCCCAACCGCTATGAGGCCATGTCCGACGTCCTGGCCGAGGCCATGCGTTCCAAGGGGGCTCCCTCCAAGCGAGTTGCCAGCGAGACCCGCATGCGCGTGGAAGGCAAGTCCAAGAACCTTTTTGCCCTGCAACTGGAGCTGGCCAAGCTTGTTGGGCGCGACGCCAACGCCGTCAGCCTGAAGATGCGGCCCGACGCCGTGGCCATCAACCTCAAGGGTGGTGTCTTTTTCCAGCTCGGCAGCGCCTCCCTCACCGGCGACGCCCTGCGTATTCTCGACAAGCTCGCCGCCCCCCTGACCGAGGCACACTACCAACTGACCATCGAAGGGCATTCCGACAACCTGCCCATCAAGTCCTCCCAATTCCCGTCAAACTGGGAACTCTCCTCTGCCCGCGCCTCCTCGGTGGCTCGTTATTTCATTGCCCAGGGCTTCCCCAAGAACGACATTCGCGTTCTGGGGTTGGCTGACACCCGGCCGCTGGCGCCCAATACCGATGCAAAGGGCAACTCCATTCCCGAGAATCAGTCCAGGAACCGCCGCGTCGTCATCCTCGTCAGGCCCATGAAGGGCTAG
- the phrB gene encoding deoxyribodipyrimidine photo-lyase — protein sequence MRTNTMRIHCLNKAAMADGTILYWMSREQRIHDNWGLLHARELAGEDRQLAVAFCLVDDYPGATLRHYDFMLRGLEEVERGLMELHIPFFLLKGDPVLAIPALAAELNAGAVITDFDPLRVKQAWQQGVAETLPVPLIEVDGHNVIPARLVSDKQEYAARTIRPKIHRLSQEFLEEFPPLAPMPGPPAQHSVTAWATVRRDLIVDDSVGPVGLEPGEAAAHIALDTFVQSRLHRYSDRRNDPVADATSRLSAYFHFGQLAPLRAALAVAASGKGEGQAAYLEELVVRRELSDNFCLHNPHYDSLDGAPEWARKTLDEHRDDPRPYLYSIEEFEAARTHSALWNAAQRQMLETGYMHGYLRMFWAKKILEWSASPEEALATVIRLNDRYQLDGRDPNGYVGALWSVAGLHDRPWKTRPVYGSVRYMNENGCRRKFKVDDYIASQPG from the coding sequence ATGCGTACCAACACCATGCGAATCCATTGTCTGAACAAGGCTGCCATGGCCGACGGGACCATCCTCTACTGGATGAGCCGAGAGCAGCGGATCCACGACAACTGGGGCCTGCTGCACGCTCGCGAACTGGCCGGGGAGGACCGCCAACTGGCCGTGGCCTTTTGTCTTGTCGACGACTACCCCGGCGCAACCCTGCGGCATTACGACTTCATGCTGCGCGGCCTGGAGGAAGTCGAGCGCGGGCTCATGGAGCTGCACATCCCCTTTTTCCTGCTGAAGGGCGATCCTGTTTTGGCGATCCCGGCCCTGGCTGCCGAGCTGAACGCCGGGGCCGTGATCACGGACTTCGACCCCCTGCGCGTCAAGCAGGCCTGGCAGCAAGGCGTGGCCGAGACACTCCCCGTCCCGCTCATCGAGGTGGACGGGCATAACGTCATCCCGGCCCGGCTCGTTTCGGACAAGCAGGAGTACGCGGCAAGGACCATCCGGCCCAAGATCCACCGCCTCTCACAGGAATTCCTCGAGGAATTCCCGCCTCTTGCACCCATGCCGGGACCGCCGGCACAGCACTCGGTCACGGCCTGGGCGACGGTTCGCAGGGACCTGATCGTGGACGATTCCGTGGGACCGGTAGGCCTTGAGCCCGGCGAAGCCGCCGCCCACATTGCTCTGGACACATTTGTCCAAAGCCGCCTCCACCGGTACTCGGACAGACGCAATGATCCCGTGGCCGACGCCACCTCCCGGCTCTCGGCCTATTTCCATTTCGGTCAGTTGGCACCTCTGCGCGCAGCCCTGGCCGTGGCTGCCTCGGGCAAGGGCGAAGGCCAGGCCGCCTATCTGGAGGAGTTGGTGGTCCGGCGAGAACTCTCAGACAATTTCTGCCTGCACAATCCACACTACGACTCCCTGGACGGCGCTCCGGAGTGGGCGCGCAAGACCCTGGACGAACATCGGGACGATCCGCGCCCCTACCTCTATTCCATTGAGGAATTCGAGGCGGCCAGGACTCACTCCGCCCTCTGGAACGCGGCCCAGCGCCAGATGCTCGAGACCGGATACATGCACGGCTACCTGCGCATGTTCTGGGCCAAGAAAATCCTGGAGTGGTCGGCCTCGCCGGAGGAAGCCCTGGCGACCGTCATCCGCCTCAACGACCGCTACCAGCTCGACGGCAGGGACCCAAACGGCTACGTGGGCGCACTCTGGTCCGTGGCCGGGCTGCACGACCGCCCCTGGAAAACACGCCCCGTCTACGGTTCGGTACGCTACATGAACGAGAATGGCTGCCGCCGGAAATTCAAGGTGGACGACTATATCGCCAGCCAACCGGGATAG
- a CDS encoding DMT family transporter, with translation MQKQSLTYLYLLLVTSMALWGGTWIAGRVLAQSIHPMSAAFLRFLLASALLLFMSWRAEGRIPRLRGKQVLPVAFLGATGVFIYSYFFFTGLQTIPAGRAALIVACIPVCISLLSAVLYKEKFGPVRIAGAMTSLVGVSVVIADGNPLALLSGGVSRGDFMILGCVAAWTAYSLGGRSVMKTLSPLTAVTWSSVFGTLMLLPAAVSGGLAEDVLRARPLDWACVVYLGALATALAYYWYYQAISVIGASRSGIFINTVPVFAVVMGFLLLGEPIHLSLLLGGLMVVTGVYLTNRT, from the coding sequence ATGCAGAAACAGTCTCTTACCTATCTTTACCTGCTTCTCGTCACCAGCATGGCACTGTGGGGCGGCACCTGGATCGCCGGACGCGTCCTGGCCCAGTCCATCCACCCCATGTCAGCCGCGTTCCTGCGCTTTTTGCTGGCCTCGGCCCTGCTCCTGTTCATGAGCTGGCGCGCAGAGGGGCGCATCCCCCGGTTGCGGGGTAAACAGGTCTTGCCCGTGGCCTTTCTCGGGGCCACCGGCGTGTTCATCTACAGCTATTTCTTTTTCACCGGGCTTCAGACCATCCCGGCCGGGCGGGCAGCCCTGATCGTGGCCTGCATCCCGGTGTGCATCTCCCTGCTCTCGGCCGTGCTGTACAAGGAAAAGTTCGGCCCGGTTCGTATCGCCGGGGCGATGACCTCGCTGGTGGGCGTGTCCGTGGTCATTGCGGACGGCAACCCCCTGGCCCTGCTCTCTGGCGGGGTGAGCCGGGGCGACTTCATGATCCTGGGCTGCGTTGCGGCCTGGACCGCCTATTCCCTGGGCGGGCGTTCGGTGATGAAGACCCTGTCACCGCTCACCGCCGTGACCTGGTCCTCGGTCTTCGGCACGCTCATGCTGCTGCCTGCCGCCGTCAGCGGCGGCCTGGCCGAAGACGTGCTTCGCGCCCGCCCCCTGGACTGGGCGTGCGTGGTCTACCTCGGCGCTCTGGCCACGGCCCTGGCCTACTACTGGTACTACCAGGCCATCTCGGTCATCGGGGCCAGCCGTTCGGGTATCTTCATCAACACCGTGCCGGTTTTTGCCGTGGTCATGGGCTTTCTACTGCTCGGCGAGCCCATTCACCTCTCCCTGCTTCTCGGTGGCCTCATGGTCGTCACGGGCGTCTACCTGACCAACAGGACGTGA
- a CDS encoding SPRY domain-containing protein, whose translation MALTPKETLPGNNSAVFPMKIAQSALIESTFSSTGAVTEDATIALGWKPTDSVTAPLCDETGHYLLTIRKQGDAITIWKQGAQIATLSYATVGGATYAQLLQNVLTAIAGSHYGYYSRVVVIEQALDYAVFLEQSELVTGLWTPKSLGALAPHTLLTFGDSANLGQDGSGNGNHWTITGTQTTDTPTNNHATLNPMVGYPSTHTGYNAPGFSGGNTTATASGGGTYNCCLSSMPLPDTGKWAWEWEIISFTDSVVLTLVQHLYGTWIDAFVGNWVWRVNNFTAVYTDFDGTTPVSNTSWGTATGDVVRVEVDMDTKTVEFFNNDESQGSFTWSMAHGPLFPAVCLESDSNPDNAVRFNSGATGFNHTPTVGFKALCAANLEVPVIRSESVADIVLREGTGASAAVSSLEFQPDFVLIKDRDTARSWGAFDSKRGTEKALFMDLTDIETIKTGSLTAFNTDGYSLGDQTLTNAAGCSFLDLCIAENTDQGFEIISYTGNSVVGRQVAHSLGRKPGLVIIKSTTNSQKWIAYHHGLGATQGLYVNETAAAQTATSFWNDTEPTTTTITLGDHYGVNYSGAGYIAYLFAESDIFKIFGFIGNSLADGPFINLGGRPKLVLLKNTEGSGGSWMLYNAATEPTNPVDTQLLPNGANVETDYAEDVMFTANGLKLANIKYDSNEDGSLVIGFAILESTNYNNAY comes from the coding sequence ATGGCGCTGACACCAAAAGAAACCCTGCCCGGAAACAATTCGGCGGTCTTCCCGATGAAGATCGCCCAGTCCGCCCTCATCGAGTCCACCTTCTCGTCCACGGGGGCAGTGACCGAAGACGCCACCATCGCCCTGGGCTGGAAACCGACCGATTCCGTCACCGCCCCGCTGTGCGACGAGACCGGCCACTACCTGCTCACTATCCGCAAGCAGGGAGACGCCATAACCATCTGGAAACAGGGCGCGCAGATCGCCACGCTCTCCTACGCCACCGTGGGGGGCGCGACCTATGCCCAACTGCTGCAAAATGTGCTCACCGCCATCGCGGGCAGTCACTACGGCTACTACTCGCGGGTAGTCGTCATTGAGCAGGCTTTGGACTACGCGGTGTTCCTGGAGCAATCCGAGCTCGTGACCGGGCTGTGGACGCCCAAAAGCCTCGGTGCGCTCGCACCGCACACCCTGCTGACATTCGGAGACTCCGCAAACCTCGGGCAGGACGGGTCCGGCAACGGCAACCACTGGACCATCACGGGCACGCAGACGACGGACACGCCGACGAACAACCACGCCACACTGAACCCGATGGTGGGCTATCCGTCGACGCACACCGGCTACAACGCACCGGGATTCTCGGGCGGCAACACCACCGCGACCGCATCCGGCGGCGGGACCTATAACTGCTGCCTTTCCTCCATGCCCTTGCCCGATACGGGAAAATGGGCGTGGGAGTGGGAGATCATCTCCTTCACGGACTCCGTGGTCCTCACGCTCGTGCAGCACCTTTACGGAACCTGGATCGACGCCTTTGTGGGCAACTGGGTCTGGAGGGTGAACAACTTCACGGCCGTCTACACCGACTTTGACGGGACAACCCCGGTGTCGAACACCTCCTGGGGGACGGCCACAGGGGACGTCGTGCGCGTCGAAGTCGACATGGACACAAAAACCGTGGAGTTCTTCAACAACGACGAATCTCAGGGGAGCTTCACCTGGTCCATGGCTCACGGCCCGCTCTTCCCAGCGGTCTGCCTGGAGTCGGACAGCAACCCGGACAACGCCGTGCGCTTCAATAGCGGAGCCACAGGATTCAATCACACCCCCACGGTGGGCTTCAAGGCGCTTTGCGCAGCCAACCTTGAGGTTCCGGTCATACGCTCGGAGAGTGTTGCGGACATCGTGTTGCGCGAGGGGACAGGGGCGAGCGCTGCCGTTTCGTCGCTGGAATTCCAGCCCGACTTCGTGCTGATCAAGGATCGTGACACCGCCCGGTCATGGGGCGCCTTCGACTCGAAACGAGGAACGGAGAAGGCTCTGTTCATGGATTTGACGGATATTGAAACAATCAAAACCGGCTCGCTTACGGCCTTCAACACGGATGGATACAGCCTTGGCGACCAAACCTTGACCAATGCGGCAGGATGCTCGTTTCTTGACCTGTGCATTGCCGAAAATACGGATCAAGGATTCGAAATCATCTCCTACACCGGCAACAGCGTGGTGGGCAGACAGGTCGCGCACAGCCTGGGGAGAAAGCCCGGATTGGTGATCATCAAGAGTACCACCAACTCTCAGAAGTGGATCGCCTATCATCATGGCCTGGGCGCGACACAGGGGCTCTACGTCAACGAAACCGCAGCCGCCCAAACAGCGACGTCGTTTTGGAACGACACGGAGCCGACAACCACGACCATCACTCTCGGCGATCACTACGGAGTCAACTACAGCGGCGCAGGATATATCGCATATCTCTTTGCCGAGTCCGATATCTTCAAAATATTCGGCTTCATCGGCAACAGCCTGGCGGACGGCCCCTTCATCAACCTGGGAGGCCGCCCCAAGCTGGTGCTGCTCAAAAACACGGAAGGGAGCGGCGGATCGTGGATGCTTTACAACGCAGCCACGGAGCCGACCAACCCGGTGGACACGCAGCTTCTCCCGAACGGAGCCAACGTGGAGACCGACTATGCGGAGGACGTCATGTTCACCGCCAACGGGCTGAAGCTCGCCAACATCAAATACGACTCCAACGAGGATGGCAGCCTTGTCATCGGTTTCGCCATCCTTGAGTCAACCAACTACAACAACGCATATTAA